Proteins co-encoded in one Gossypium arboreum isolate Shixiya-1 chromosome 11, ASM2569848v2, whole genome shotgun sequence genomic window:
- the LOC108471035 gene encoding transcription factor MYC1 — protein sequence MANVVKNQVGVPENLTKQLAVAVRSIQWSYAIFWSLSATQQGEIQWGDGYYNGDIKTRKTVQALELKADKIGLQRSEQLRELYESLLEGETDQNKRPSAALSPEDLSDTEWYYLVCMSFVFTPGQGLPGKAFANGETIWLCNAQYADSKIFSRSLLAKTVVCFPYLGGVIELGVTQLVPEDPNLLQHIKASLLDFSKPVCSEKSTSAPHNADDDKDPICAKVDHEIVDLLDLENLYSPAKEIKFDHKRFNELHESIKEDFNISSPDECSNGFEQNHQMDDSFMLEDVNGVASQVQSWHFMDDDFSIQEKAAISSPKRGSVSHSHLKEFQQGNHTILSSLDLEVDDDLHYKRTVSAILSTSNWLIESPSFTTCGYKSSFIGWKKEGMENFHRPRLHQNIFKKILFAVPLMHRGKCSLGKLENNIDATGHVLPEKRREEEKFRVLKSIVPSIDEIDKESILKDTIKYLKELEARIEELESCKNSMEFEARPRRNCLDVVEQTSDNYENRKVDSVKKPWINKRKACAIDESLHESGSELNRTIPKDGLAPAVKVSIKELEVIIEIKCPCREFLLLDIMEAINNLHLDAHTVQSCTLDGLVTLTLKSKFRGAAIAPAGMIKQTLERVAAK from the exons ATGGCTAATGTTGTTAAAAACCAGGTTGGGGTGCCAGAAAACTTAACGAAACAGCTTGCTGTGGCTGTTAGGAGTATACAATGGAGCTATGCAATCTTTTGGTCTTTATCAGCTACACAACAAGG GGAAATCCAATGGGGAGATGGATACTACAATGGAGATATCAAGACTAGGAAGACTGTTCAAGCATTGGAGCTTAAAGCAGATAAAATAGGGCTACAAAGGAGTGAACAACTGAGAGAGCTTTATGAATCTTTGCTGGAAGGTGAAACTGATCAAAATAAGAGACCTTCTGCTGCATTATCTCCAGAGGATTTGTCTGATACAGAGTGGTATTACTTGGTTTGCATGTCCTTTGTATTCACTCCTGGACAAGG TTTGCCAGGAAAAGCATTTGCAAATGGTGAAACCATATGGTTATGTAATGCTCAATATGCAGATAGTAAAATTTTCTCCCGCTCTTTGCTTGCTAAG ACTGTGGTATGTTTTCCCTACCTAGGAGGTGTTATTGAGCTAGGTGTAACTCAACTA GTTCCGGAGGATCCGAATCTGCTCCAGCATATTAAAGCTTCCTTGCTGGACTTCTCAAAGCCTGTTTGCTCTGAGAAATCTACCTCTGCCCCTCATAATGCAGATGATGACAAAGATCCTATATGTGCCAAGGTTGACCATGAGATAGTGGATTTGTTGGACTTGGAGAACCTCTATTCCCCTGCTAAAGAAATCAAATTCGATCACAAGAGATTCAACGAGTTACATGAAAGTATCAAGGAAGATTTCAATATCAGCTCCCCTGATGAGTGTTCAAATGGCTTCGAACAAAATCATCAGATGGATGACTCATTCATGCTTGAAGATGTGAATGGTGTTGCTTCTCAAGTACAAAGTTGGCATTTCATGGATGATGACTTCAGCATTCAAGAAAAAGCAGCAATCTCTTCTCCCAAGCGGGGAAGTGTAAGCCATTCTCATCTTAAAGAATTCCAACAAGGAAATCACACAATACTGAGCTCCTTGGATCTTGAAGTTGATGATGACTTGCACTACAAAAGAACTGTTTCTGCTATTCTAAGTACTTCAAACTGGTTGATCGAAAGCCCCAGTTTCACTACCTGTGGCTACAAATCTAGTTTTATCGGTTGGAAGAAAGAAGGAATGGAAAATTTTCATAGACCAAGGCTACATCAAAACATATTCAAAAAGATTCTATTTGCAGTGCCTCTAATGCATAGAGGCAAATGTAGCCTTGGGAAATTGGAAAACAATATTGATGCCACAGGACACGTTTTACCTGAGAAAAGAAGGGAGGAAGAGAAATTCCGGGTCCTCAAATCAATTGTTCCTTCTATCGATGAG ATTGACAAAGAATCAATTCTCAAGGACACAATTAAGTACCTGAAAGAGCTAGAAGCAAGGATAGAAGAGTTGGAATCTTGCAAGAATTCAATGGAGTTTGAGGCAAGGCCTAGAAGGAATTGCCTGGATGTGGTGGAGCAGACTTCAGATAATTACGAAAACAGAAAAGTTGACAGTGTCAAGAAGCCTTGGATAAACAAGAGGAAGGCCTGTGCCATCGATGAAAGCCTCCATGAATCTGGTTCGGAATTAAATAGGACTATTCCGAAAGATGGCCTTGCACCAGCCGTGAAAGTAAGCATAAAAGAACTAGAAGttataattgaaataaaatgtCCTTGCAGGGAATTCTTGTTGCTGGATATCATGGAGGCTATAAACAACTTACATTTGGATGCTCACACGGTCCAATCGTGCACTCTCGATGGTCTTGTCACATTAACCCTGAAATCTAAG TTTCGTGGAGCAGCCATTGCACCTGCAGGGATGATCAAACAAACACTAGAAAGAGTTGCAGCTAAGTGA